A region of Argentina anserina chromosome 5, drPotAnse1.1, whole genome shotgun sequence DNA encodes the following proteins:
- the LOC126796485 gene encoding uncharacterized protein LOC126796485 isoform X4 has protein sequence MANPGVGAKFVSVNLNKSYGQPSHHSHNHHHHQPHPSSFGSSRSRPGGGGMVVLSRPRSAHKAGPKLSVPPPLNLPSLRKEHERFDSAGPGGGPAGGGVSGSGLRPNSAGMGWTKPTAAAPVALPEKEGLGDHGGDGAEHSRGSSVYMPPAARPGSVGPISTASSAPAHHSVEKAMLLRGEDFPSLQAATLPSASGPAQKQKDGLNQKQRQVHDESQSEQRSSGHSSMVVDMRPQLQASGRGTGSALNDNGSESRSFSGNRVSEQTRKQDDYFPGPLPLVRLNPRSDWADDERDTGHGFTDRGRDHGFSNPESYWDRDFDMPRISVLPHKLVNNLSERRGLRDNETGKVSSSEVPRLDQYSRDVRTPSREEREGSSWRNATPSKDGNTDQVGNDRNGFGVGPSSLNREAVNENKHKLIPYQENTRDGFGRINAGYNHGGRQTWNNAMDSHTNRGSEWNKRDHYGSEQKNRYRTDAVQNSSVSKPLYSLGGRGLPVNDPLLNFGREKRQFSKSEKPYVEDFGGTDFDTRDPFSGGLLGVVKKKKDVTRQTDFHDPVRESFEAELERVQKMQEQERQRILEEQEKALELARREEEERVRLAKEHIERQRRLEEEAREAAWRAEQEQLEAVRRAEEQRVAREEEKRRLFMEEERRKYAAKQKLIELEERIAKRKAETAKAGGNSLTAADENFSRMVNDKDVSRDVGDWEDGERMVERITASASSDSSLNRSFEMGSRSHLPRDSSAFVDGGKPVNSWRRDVYENGNNSAILLQDQDNGHHSLRRDRDSPVGGRTQSRKELYGGSGLMSSRTYHKGEVAESHMDDISHLRGQRWNLSGDADHYSKNMEIESDFHDNFSAKFNDVGWGQGRVHGSPYPPYPEPLYPNSDADGPYSFGRSRYSMRQPRVLPPPSLSSMPRPSYRGELDRPGPSAFSENEMQYIRAVGSESTVQTGCDGSRPENLGQPRIVDVKRENAANVEQKLDTTPRCDSQSSLSVSSPPSSPTPLSHDDLDESKDSSVLSAPGSGRNVSLLGQENEALVLPTEPGRESSSVSIGDDEEWAVENNEQLQEQEEYDEDEDGYEEEDEVHEDMHLEAKESPDVDNFVLCFNEGVEVGMPNDEFDRTSGNGESTFVVPHVSSGIIEEHGSFDGVHSGEKTLQHVDDSSQLGVGGSSRMFQETEKAIQNLVIQPNNVPHNTAAPERVDFVDVSNSGPLSQHHVASSVSLTPHLLSSQTVMPTVSAVQNQTEGSVKLQFGLFSGPSLIPSPVPAIQIGSIQMPLPLHPQIDPSLAQMHPSQPPLFQFGQLRYTSPISQGVLPLAPQSMSFIHPNMPSGFSVNQNPGGPQPIQSGQGTTQNLKSDVISVTTDNRQGLASRHLDPSQGNVSEGVNVNPKAARQNVETTFIGQQGAAKSYIGDSRGRAGSLFQGEYQGHNNFGASSAQSVVKGRDIGGPKAHGPVSGGGRGKKYVFTVKNPGSRSFPDSEPTHRDSSGYPRRPRRNMQRTEFRVRASADKRQHIGPVSSNHVGHEDKYAPVRGLRPSLRSGPRKVGMLNKHSRQMSESEGLIPCSSNSQEIEYGSRPDKGVGKDALAKSQNLPQSGEGNPKRHIHSEEDVYAPLQSGVVRVFEQPGIEAPSDEDDFIEVRSKRQMLNDRREQREKEIKAKSRVTKIVVPRKPRSTLKGSTISANLVKNSTVANGEVGNGILSDFVGSEGHGLANTEVSAGFNTTVTQPLAPIGTPAVKSDGQADIRSQTLRSHHTSSLTVVSGGQKNLGRGMILDNKNKVMSLTQTQLDDAMKPGHFDSRVAVESLTTSVSSMSSSSTLTKDKSFSSAANPINSLLAGEKIQFGAVTSPTILPSSSRAVTHGIGPPGPSRSEIQLSRNLSAAENDCNLLFEKEKHPAESCGQLEDSDAEAAASAVAVAAISSDEIVANLGSCSVSGADSKSFVGTDIDGITAGGATDQQLASQSRATQSLNVSLPTDLSVETAPNSLEPPLPNQNTFLITNYVVAPCPKGVEGADVDRISTGGYGDQQLASQSRAEESLSVSLPADLSVETPPISLWPPVPSPQNPSAQMLPHFPGGPPSHFPFYEMNPMMGAPVYAFGPPDESASTNQSQSQKNSAPPSAPLGTWQQCHSGVDSFYGPPAGFTGPFISPAGGIPGVQGPPHMVVYNHFAPVGQFGQVGLSFMGTTYIPSGKQPDWKHNPASSAMGVSEVEMNNMNMVSTQRNPTNIPAPIQHLAPGSPLLPMPSPMAMFDVSPFQSSDMSIQARWPHGPAAPPQSVPLSMPLQQQGDGMKFSQGHGSVDQALSGSRFPESRASAAFDNSRNFPVASDATVARFPDELGLVDPSSSGSTGASTRSVGTKSSALSTSGDASKTDVDQNLSSSSVSGQNNTSSNVKSQPSQHKNNTSNQQYGHSSYYQRSGSQKNSSGGEWPHRRMGFHGRNQSIGAEKSFPSKMKQVYVAKQTPGGNSTAS, from the exons ATGGCTAATCCCGGTGTCGGGGCAAAGTTTGTATCGGTTAATCTCAACAAATCCTATGGCCAGCCTTCTCATCACAGCcacaaccaccaccaccatcagcCGCATCCTAGCTCCTTCGGCTCCAGTCGGTCCAGGCCCGGCGGTGGAGGAATGGTGGTCCTTTCGAGGCCTCGCAGTGCGCACAAGGCTGGGCCGAAGCTTTCTGTACCACCCCCCTTGAATCTCCCTTCGCTGCGCAAAGAGCACGAGAGATTTGATTCTGCAGGCCCCGGTGGCGGGCCAGCCGGCGGAGGGGTCTCTGGGAGTGGGCTGAGGCCGAATTCGGCCGGAATGGGGTGGACCAAGCCCACTGCTGCTGCTCCTGTTGCGTTGCCGGAGAAAGAAGGGTTGGGTGATCATGGAGGTGATGGAGCTGAGCATAGTAGGGGGAGCAGTGTTTATATGCCACCGGCAGCTCGGCCTGGTTCAGTGGGACCGATTTCTACTGCCTCTTCTGCTCCAGCTCATCATTCGGTGGAGAAAGCCATGCTCTTAAGGGGTGAGGATTTCCCTTCTCTGCAGGCTGCTACTTTGCCTTCTGCGTCAGGGCCTGCACAGAAGCAGAAGGATGGTCTGAACCAAAAACAGAGGCAAGTGCATGATGAATCACAAAGTGAGCAGAGAAGCAGTGGTCATTCTAGTATGGTTGTTGACATGCGCCCGCAGTTGCAGGCATCAGGCCGTGGTACAGGCAGTGCACTGAACGACAACGGGAGTGAGAGTCGGAGTTTTAGTGGTAATAGAGTATCAGAGCAAACACGGAAGCAGGACGACTACTTTCCCGGTCCCTTGCCACTAGTTCGGTTGAATCCAAGATCAGATTGGGCAGATGACGAGCGTGATACGGGTCATGGTTTCACAGACCGAGGCAGAGACCATGGATTCTCAAACCCAGAATCTTATTGGGATAGGGATTTTGATATGCCGAGAATTAGTGTTCTTCCGCACAAGCTAGTAAATAACCTCTCTGAGAGACGGGGTTTGCGTGACAATGAAACTGGAAAGGTTTCTTCCAGTGAAGTCCCTAGGCTGGACCAATATTCTAGAGATGTAAGAACACCTAGTAGAGAAGAAAGGGAAGGAAGCTCATGGAGAAATGCTACTCCTTCAAAAGATGGAAATACTGATCAAGTTGGAAATGACAGAAATGGTTTTGGTGTTGGGCCATCCAGTCTAAACAGAGAGGCAGTTAATGAAAACAAGCATAAATTGATCCCTTACCAAGAAAATACTCGAGATGGTTTCGGTAGAATTAATGCAGGGTATAATCATGGAGGGAGACAAACTTGGAACAATGCTATGGATTCACATACAAACCGAGGGTCTGAGTGGAATAAACGGGACCATTATGGCAGTGAACAGAAGAACAGATACAGAACTGATGCCGTGCAGAATAGTTCAGTGTCCAAACCCTTATACTCTTTGGGTGGTAGAGGACTTCCTGTGAATGATCCATTACTCAATTTTGGAAGGGAGAAGCGTCAATTCTCAAAGAGTGAAAAGCCTTATGTGGAAGACTTTGGAGGTACAGATTTTGACACCCGGGATCCCTTCTCTGGGGGTCTTCTAGGTGTggttaaaaagaagaaggatgtGACTAGGCAAACTGATTTTCATGATCCTGTTAGAGAATCTTTTGAGGCTGAACTTGAGAGGGTTCAGAAAATGCAAGAACAGGAGCGCCAGCGAATCcttgaagaacaagaaaaagctTTAGAGTTAGCTCGACGagaagaggaggagagagTAAGGCTGGCTAAGGAACATATAGAGAGGCAGAGAAGGTTGGAAGAAGAAGCTAGGGAAGCAGCATGGAGAGCAGAACAAGAACAACTTGAAGCCGTGCGAAGAGCTGAAGAGCAGAGAGTAGCCAGGGAAGAGGAGAAAAGGAGGTTGTTTATggaggaagaaagaaggaagTATGCTGCTAAGCAGAAGCTTATAGAATTGGAGGAGAGGATTGCCAAGAGGAAGGCTGAAACAGCAAAGGCTGGTGGTAATTCTTTGACCGCTGCGGATGAAAACTTTTCTAGGATGGTCAATGACAAAGATGTCTCAAGGGATGTTGGTGACTGGGAGGATGGTGAAAGAATGGTGGAGAGGATAACAGCCTCGGCATCTTCTGATTCTAGTTTAAACAGGTCCTTTGAGATGGGTTCTAGGTCTCACTTACCTAGAGATAGTTCTGCTTTTGTGGATGGTGGAAAACCTGTTAATTCATGGAGAAGAGATGTGTATGAGAATGGGAACAACTCGGCAATACTTCTACAAGATCAAGACAACGGTCATCATAGTCTGCGAAGAGATAGAGATTCACCTGTCGGTGGAAGAACTCAGTCAAGGAAAGAGCTCTATGGAGGCAGTGGATTGATGTCTTCTAGGACTTATCATAAAGGAGAGGTTGCAGAATCTCACATGGATGACATCTCTCATTTAAGGGGGCAAAGGTGGAATCTTTCAGGGGATGCGGATCATTATAGCAAAAACATGGAGATTGAGTCTGATTTTCATGATAACTTTTCTGCAAAGTTCAATGATGTTGGATGGGGGCAAGGCCGAGTCCATGGCAGTCCTTATCCTCCTTACCCTGAACCACTATATCCAAATTCTGATGCAGATGGGCCTTATTCCTTTGGCAGGTCACGGTATTCCATGAGGCAGCCTCGTGTCCTTCCACCTCCATCACTATCTTCTATGCCCAGACCCTCCTACAGGGGTGAACTGGATCGTCCTGGTCCCTCAGCTTTTTCAGAAAACGAGATGCAGTATATCCGTGCAGTGGGAAGTGAATCTACGGTGCAGACAGGTTGTGATGGGAGTCGGCCAGAGAATCTTGGACAACCAAGAATTGTTGATGTCAAACGAGAAAATGCTGCGAATGTGGAACAAAAGCTGGACACCACTCCAAGGTGTGACTCACAGTCATCTCTCTCTGTGTCTAGCCCCCCTAGTTCTCCAACTCCTCTTTCCCATGATGACTTGGATGAATCCAAAGATTCATCAGTTTTATCTGCCCCAGGGAGTGGTAGAAATGTTTCCCTTCTTGGTCAGGAGAACGAAGCCCTTGTATTACCTACTGAACCTGGAAGGGAGTCAAGTTCTGTCTCTATTGGTGATGATGAGGAATGGGCTGTTGAgaataatgaacaacttcagGAGCAAGAGGAGtatgatgaggatgaagatggatatgaggaagaagatgaagttCATGAAGATATGCATTTAGAGGCGAAGGAGTCTCCTGATGTGGACAACTTTGTTTTGTGCTTCAATGAAGGCGTTGAGGTTGGAATGCCAAATGATGAATTTGATAGAACTTCAGGGAATGGAGAAAGTACATTTGTTGTACCTCATGTTTCCTCTGGCATTATTGAAGAACATGGGTCCTTTGATGGAGTTCATAGTGGTGAAAAAACCCTTCAACATGTGGATGATTCCTCTCAGTTAGGTGTAGGTGGTTCTTCCAGAATGTTCCAGGAAACTGAGAAGGCAATTCAGAATTTAGTTATTCAGCCAAATAACGTCCCTCATAATACAGCTGCTCCTGAACGCGTGGATTTTGTGGATGTTTCTAATTCCGGGCCATTGTCCCAACATCATGTTGCTTCTTCAGTTAGTCTTACCCCCCACCTGTTGTCTAGTCAGACTGTCATGCCTACAGTATCTGCAGTTCAAAATCAGACGGAGGGGTCTGTCAAGCTTCAATTTGGGCTGTTTTCAGGTCCATCCTTGATACCATCTCCAGTCCCAGCTATTCAAATTGGTTCTATACAGATGCCTCTTCCTCTGCACCCTCAGATTGACCCTTCTCTTGCTCAAATGCACCCATCACAGCCTCCTCTCTTCCAGTTTGGACAGCTAAGGTACACATCTCCAATATCCCAGGGAGTACTGCCATTGGCTCCTCAATCGATGTCCTTTATTCACCCCAATATGCCATCTGGATTTTCTGTAAATCAAAATCCAGGAGGTCCTCAGCCTATACAATCTGGTCAAGGTACTActcagaatttgaaaagtgaTGTTATATCAGTTACGACTGATAACCGTCAAGGCCTTGCTTCAAGGCACTTGGATCCATCTCAAGGGAATGTATCTGAAGGGGTAAATGTAAATCCAAAGGCAGCACGACAAAATGTAGAAACCACTTTTATAGGTCAGCAGGGAGCAGCAAAATCCTATATTGGTGACAGCAGAGGTAGGGCTGGATCACTATTTCAAGGGGAATATCAGGGACACAATAATTTCGGAGCATCATCTGCTCAGTCAGTTGTCAAAGGAAGAGATATAGGTGGGCCAAAGGCTCATGGCCCGGTATCTGGTGGTGGCAGAGGAAAGAAATATGTCTTTACAGTGAAAAATCCGGGTTCAAGATCATTTCCCGATTCCGAGCCTACCCATAGAGATTCTAGTGGATATCCGAGGAGACCTCGACGTAATATGCAGCGTACTGAATTTCGGGTTCGAGCAAGTGCTGACAAAAGGCAGCATATTGGTCCAGTATCATCCAACCATGTTGGACATGAAGATAAATATGCCCCTGTAAGAGGTTTGAGACCTTCTTTGAGAAGTGGGCCTAGAAAGGTTGGCATGTTGAATAAACATTCAAGACAAATGTCAGAGTCAGAGGGCCTGATCCCTTGTTCAAGTAATTCACAAGAAATAGAGTATGGAAGCAGGCCTGATAAGGGTGTGGGAAAAGATGCCTTGGCAAAGAGCCAGAATCTCCCTCAATCTGGAGAGGGAAACCCTAAAAGACACATTCATTCTGAAGAAGATGTCTATGCTCCTTTGCAAAGTGGAGTTGTGCGGGTTTTCGAGCAACCTGGCATAGAGGCTCCTAGTGATGAAGACGATTTCATTGAAGTGAGATCAAAGAGGCAAATGCTGAACGATCGACGTGaacagagagagaaagaaatcaaGGCAAAATCTCGGGTTACAAAGATCGTA GTGCCACGGAAACCACGTTCAACTCTAAAAGGTTCCACTATCTCTGCCAACTTGGTTAAGAATTCTACAGTCGCAAATGGAGAAGTAGGAAACGGCATTCTTTCTGATTTCGTTGGTTCTGAGGGACATGGATTGGCAAATACTGAAGTATCAGCTGGATTTAACACCACTGTCACTCAACCACTGGCTCCAATTGGTACTCCAGCTGTGAAAAGTGATGGTCAGGCTGATATCAGATCCCAAACTTTGAG GTCCCACCACACAAGCTCCCTAACTGTAGTATCAGGTGGTCAAAAGAACCTTGGACGAGGCATGATTCTAGACAACAAGAATAAG GTTATGTCCTTGACACAGACTCAACTTGATGATGCCATGAAGCCTGGGCACTTTGACTCTCGTGTTGCTGTTGAATCTCTCACTACCTCAGTTTCCAGCATGTCGTCATCATCGACCTTGACAAAGGATAAATCGTTTTCTTCTGCTGCAAATCCAATAAACTCTCTACTTGCTGGCGAGAAAATTCAATTTG GCGCGGTCACATCTCCAACTATTCTACCATCTAGCAGCCGTGCTGTTACTCATGGAATTGGCCCACCAGGACCATCTCGGTCTGAGATTCAACTCTCCAGAAATCTTTCTGCAGCTGAGAATGATTGTAATCTTCTctttgagaaagaaaaacaccCTGCTGAATCTTGTGGTCAGTTGGAAGACTCTGACGCTGAAGCAGCTGCTTCAGCTGTTGCTGTTGCAGCGATCAGTAGTGACGAAATCGTTGCCAATTTGGGTTCTTGCTCTGTCTCTGGTGCGGATTCGAAGAGTTTTGTAGGTACTGATATTGATGGAATAACTGCAg GTGGAGCCACTGACCAGCAACTAGCCAGTCAATCAAGGGCCACACAGTCTCTCAATGTTTCCCTTCCAACAGATCTATCTGTTGAGACGGCTCCAAATTCCCTAGAGCCACCCTTACCAAATCAGAATACTTTCCTTATAACCAATTATGTTGTGGCCCCGTGTCCCAAGGGTGTTGAAGGTGCTGATGTTGATCGGATATCAACAG GTGGATATGGTGATCAGCAATTAGCCAGTCAATCAAGGGCAGAAGAGTCTCTCAGTGTTTCCCTTCCAGCAGATCTATCAGTAGAGACCCCACCAATTTCACTATGGCCACCTGTACCAAGTCCTCAGAATCCTTCGGCCCAGATGCTTCCACACTTTCCTGGTGGCCCACCTTCCCATTTTCCCTTTTATGAGATGAATCCCATGATGGGGGCTCCTGTGTATGCTTTTGGACCTCCAGATGAATCTGCGTCTACAAACCAATCACAATCCCAAAAGAACAGTGCGCCTCCTTCAGCTCCGCTTGGGACCTGGCAGCAATGCCATTCTGGGGTAGATTCATTCTATGGTCCTCCAGCAGGTTTTACTGGTCCTTTTATCAGTCCAGCTGGAGGCATACCAGGTGTTCAAGGGCCACCCCACATGGTGGTTTATAACCATTTCGCACCTGTTGGACAATTTGGGCAAGTTGGCTTGAGTTTCATGGGTACTACCTATATCCCATCAGGAAAGCAGCCTGACTGGAAGCACAACCCTGCATCTTCAGCCATGGGTGTGAGTGAAGTGGAGATGAACAACATGAATATGGTTTCTACACAGCGTAATCCTACTAACATACCTGCTCCAATCCAGCATTTGGCACCTGGGTCACCGCTCCTTCCTATGCCATCACCTATGGCCATGTTTGATGTTTCTCCTTTCCAG TCATCTGACATGTCAATTCAAGCTCGTTGGCCTCATGGTCCTGCTGCACCTCCTCAGTCTGTTCCTCTGTCAATGCCATTGCAGCAACAGGGAGATGGTATGAAGTttagccaaggccatggttctgtTGACCAAGCATTAAGTGGGAGCAGGTTCCCCGAGTCTCGAGCTTCAGCAGCTTTTGATAATAGTCGGAATTTTCCTGTGGCTTCAGATGCTACTGTTGCCCGATTCCCAGATGAACTGGGATTAGTAGACCCTTCCAGCTCCGGCAGCACTGGGGCTTCAACACGGAGTGTTGGCACTAAGAGCTCAGCTTTAAGCACCAGTGGGGATGCTAGCAAGACAGATGTTGATCAGAATCTCAGTAGTAGCAGTGTTAGTGGACAAAACAACACAAGTTCTAATGTCAAATCTCAGCCTTCTCAGCACAAGAATAACACATCTAATCAGCAGTATGGCCATTCCTCGTATTATCAGAGAAGTGGATCCCAGAAAAATAGTTCAGGTGGTGAGTGGCCCCACCGAAGGATGGGGTTCCATGGAAGGAATCAATCTATCGGTGCTGAAAAGAGCTTTCCATCCAAGATGAAGCAAGTTTATGTGGCTAAACAGACCCCAGGTGGTAATTCAACGGCATCATGA